The Alkalilimnicola sp. S0819 genome includes a window with the following:
- a CDS encoding filamentous hemagglutinin N-terminal domain-containing protein encodes MNRIYRPVWNAARRSWQVAGEIGRRRGKSAGAGRAPRRLLAASGLLLAVPAFGADLPSGGTVVAGEGGIHGHGDTLTVEQRSQNLVLDWQSFSVGEGHTVRFHQPNARAAALNRVTGDQVSRIRGALRANGRVFLVNPNGVMFSASAQVDVGSLVASTLAISTEDFMAGNYRFEGASANAVINQGNITAAEGGVVAMIAAEIINTGSIHTPGGSTLMGAGSKVTLDLGGPVKIQVEEALLDTYIEQGGAIRADGGLVYLTARAAGDLASSVINHSGVTEARTLASGENGRIMLMGDMAGGELQVAGTLDASAPTGGDGGFIETSAARVRIDEVKVSTQARDGATGEWLIDPVDITIAASGGNVTGADLAAALETTNVTLDTSASGSCTGVTCSALGGSNGDIFVNDSIQVSAGNTDNTLTLKANRNIIVDEGVEISSSSGKLNTVFWADQDATDGGMIWLKDGATVRTNGGHLWLGGGSGSASWNGLTVGDGEATGNAFNSNGIILLGTTLETAGGHMAFLGRGRSGTSTSTSTPYPSPAPDTFLNSNGIRLESGNTIDAGTGTLYFYGYTDALPGGGALPGAGSANGVEFSSEVADRLLSASAAEQAILIEGYAENNATADNSWGFYSWLAQIESTGGGGIHIKGSGAKNAGVTIASGAHVLADAGRITLEGLGSGSGKHDVLIQGTVGQKAATAVTASSSDIEIIGDSLNVSGTLASSGELAIRIRSANRKINIGGSDATALEIAGGYFGSNFADGFAGITIGDSNSDTITVGGVVNYRDDLVLKSGTSVVVDSVGSLTGAAGQNASLTLWSRADGNLAATDWKRGSVWLKEGSAVNTNGGDITIGGGTDPLLGYGLGDNRVKGLGENNAIFRGASVNGTLNAAGGDISIRGKGYAGGNSARGVSVGGDISTQGAGSISIHGQAAAWSDAVAIGDTALADDPGSVVAGTGTVHLAGQRSWGKAINVNSGSRITGDGLVVLDGLGGQISATGSNYLTAPSLLVRNSNSASLNSAQNDFDTLVATQVGNFTLVDQDALAIGAISWDGSNYKGVQATGSVDVATLSGDLSVNEDVHTSSANSVALTLNAGLNEAAGVGNGGDIKINGASVDAVGGTRLYTGSLAGSTGLVALLGSGSGRFRYNSDEVASNYTAALGGGRYAMFREQPLLSVSPEAAGMVYGGAQPDYTAVYGGLVNGDSAPLASGTATWTTAAGGTSAGGHRVVGSYDVAYNGGLVSGLGYGFTDDAASLAELTVSKRSLGLSLRGTSERVYDGSTAIGFSGYTVSANGMLAGDDLTVATGNLTGFVDRNVGSNKVVTFTGFGLSGADTGNYQLVSGAAHSNASITPRPVTVTADAQRKLAGEPDPVLSYRTDCGALQADCGLVAGERLQGALSRQAGRAAGVYRILRGTVNGAHNPNYQITYVGADLVVAPGTEPGREAATGAVQQEAGKLTGVTDFQPPAERAAPTMSAGLEVVELRGEEAPRGAAPQAGEQHSQGPLRLFVVDGGIRRDASNQE; translated from the coding sequence ATGAATCGCATCTATCGGCCTGTCTGGAATGCCGCCCGAAGAAGCTGGCAGGTGGCCGGCGAAATCGGCCGCCGTCGCGGCAAGTCGGCCGGCGCAGGCCGTGCGCCGCGGCGTCTGCTCGCCGCCAGCGGCCTGTTGCTGGCCGTGCCCGCCTTCGGCGCCGACTTGCCCAGCGGTGGCACGGTGGTGGCCGGCGAGGGCGGCATCCACGGCCACGGCGACACCCTCACCGTGGAGCAGCGCAGCCAGAACCTGGTGCTGGACTGGCAGAGCTTCTCCGTAGGCGAAGGGCACACCGTGCGCTTTCATCAGCCCAACGCCCGGGCCGCGGCGCTCAATCGGGTCACCGGCGATCAGGTCTCGCGGATCCGCGGCGCGCTGCGCGCCAATGGCCGGGTGTTTCTGGTCAACCCCAATGGCGTGATGTTCAGCGCCAGCGCCCAGGTGGACGTGGGCTCGCTGGTGGCCTCCACGCTGGCTATTTCCACCGAGGATTTCATGGCCGGCAACTACCGTTTCGAAGGGGCCAGCGCCAACGCCGTGATCAACCAGGGCAACATCACCGCCGCGGAAGGCGGGGTGGTGGCCATGATCGCCGCCGAGATCATCAATACCGGCAGCATCCACACCCCCGGCGGCAGCACCCTGATGGGCGCCGGCAGCAAGGTGACCCTGGACCTGGGTGGTCCGGTGAAGATCCAGGTGGAAGAGGCGCTGCTGGATACGTACATCGAGCAGGGCGGTGCCATCCGCGCCGATGGCGGGCTGGTCTACCTCACCGCCAGGGCGGCGGGCGATCTGGCATCCAGCGTGATCAATCACAGCGGCGTGACCGAGGCGCGCACGCTGGCCAGCGGCGAGAATGGTCGCATCATGCTGATGGGGGACATGGCCGGCGGTGAACTGCAGGTGGCCGGCACGCTGGATGCCTCGGCACCGACCGGCGGGGATGGCGGCTTCATCGAGACCAGCGCGGCGCGGGTGCGGATCGACGAGGTGAAGGTGAGCACCCAGGCCCGGGACGGCGCTACCGGCGAATGGCTGATCGACCCGGTGGACATCACCATCGCCGCCAGCGGCGGCAATGTCACCGGTGCCGATCTGGCCGCGGCCCTGGAAACCACCAATGTGACCCTGGACACCAGCGCCAGCGGTTCCTGCACGGGGGTCACGTGCTCGGCCCTGGGCGGCAGCAACGGCGATATCTTCGTCAACGACAGCATCCAGGTGAGCGCCGGCAATACCGATAACACCCTGACCCTGAAGGCCAATCGCAACATCATCGTCGATGAAGGCGTGGAGATATCCTCCAGCTCCGGCAAGCTCAACACCGTCTTCTGGGCGGATCAGGACGCCACCGACGGCGGCATGATCTGGCTCAAGGACGGCGCAACCGTACGCACCAACGGCGGCCACCTGTGGCTGGGTGGCGGCAGCGGCAGCGCCAGCTGGAACGGACTCACCGTGGGGGATGGGGAGGCCACCGGCAATGCCTTCAACAGCAACGGCATAATCCTGCTGGGTACGACCCTGGAAACCGCCGGTGGTCATATGGCGTTCTTGGGCCGGGGGCGCTCAGGCACCAGCACCTCAACGAGTACCCCGTACCCTTCGCCCGCGCCGGATACCTTCCTCAACAGCAACGGCATCCGCCTCGAGAGCGGTAACACTATCGATGCCGGCACGGGAACCTTGTATTTCTACGGCTACACCGATGCCCTGCCCGGCGGGGGTGCCCTGCCCGGCGCGGGCAGCGCCAACGGCGTGGAGTTCAGCAGTGAGGTGGCCGACCGCCTACTCAGTGCCAGCGCCGCCGAGCAGGCGATCCTGATCGAGGGTTATGCCGAGAACAACGCCACGGCCGACAATTCCTGGGGTTTCTATTCCTGGCTTGCGCAGATCGAGAGCACCGGCGGGGGTGGCATCCACATCAAGGGCAGCGGGGCGAAGAACGCCGGTGTGACCATCGCCAGCGGCGCGCATGTGCTGGCGGATGCCGGCCGGATCACCCTGGAAGGCCTGGGTTCCGGCAGCGGGAAGCATGATGTGCTGATTCAGGGCACGGTGGGTCAGAAGGCCGCCACCGCGGTTACCGCCAGCAGCAGCGATATCGAGATCATCGGCGATTCGTTGAATGTCAGCGGCACGTTGGCCAGCAGCGGCGAACTGGCCATCCGCATCCGCAGCGCAAACCGCAAGATCAATATTGGCGGCAGTGATGCCACCGCGCTGGAGATCGCCGGCGGCTATTTTGGCTCGAACTTCGCCGACGGCTTCGCCGGCATCACCATTGGTGACAGCAACTCGGACACCATCACGGTGGGCGGCGTGGTCAATTACCGGGACGATCTGGTGCTGAAATCCGGCACCAGCGTGGTGGTGGACAGTGTCGGCAGCCTCACCGGCGCCGCGGGTCAGAATGCGTCCCTGACCCTCTGGTCCCGCGCCGACGGCAATCTGGCCGCGACCGACTGGAAGCGCGGTAGCGTGTGGCTCAAGGAAGGCTCCGCGGTGAATACCAACGGCGGCGACATCACCATTGGTGGCGGCACGGACCCGCTGCTCGGCTACGGCTTGGGCGACAATCGGGTCAAGGGTTTGGGCGAGAACAACGCCATTTTCCGCGGTGCCTCCGTCAACGGCACCCTGAATGCCGCTGGCGGCGACATCAGCATCCGCGGCAAGGGCTATGCCGGTGGTAACTCGGCCCGCGGGGTGAGCGTGGGCGGCGATATCAGCACCCAGGGCGCCGGCAGCATAAGCATCCATGGCCAGGCGGCGGCGTGGTCGGATGCCGTGGCCATCGGCGATACCGCGCTGGCGGATGACCCGGGCAGCGTCGTCGCCGGCACGGGCACCGTGCACCTTGCCGGTCAGCGGTCCTGGGGCAAGGCCATCAACGTGAACAGCGGTTCCCGCATCACCGGGGACGGACTGGTGGTGCTCGACGGCCTGGGTGGGCAGATAAGCGCCACCGGCAGCAATTATCTGACTGCTCCGAGTCTGTTGGTGCGTAACAGCAACAGCGCCAGCCTCAACTCGGCGCAGAACGATTTCGACACCCTGGTCGCCACGCAGGTGGGCAATTTCACGCTGGTGGATCAGGACGCGCTGGCCATAGGCGCGATCAGTTGGGATGGCAGCAATTACAAGGGTGTGCAGGCCACCGGGAGCGTCGACGTGGCCACCCTGAGTGGCGATCTGTCGGTGAACGAGGATGTCCACACCAGCAGCGCCAACAGCGTCGCCCTCACGCTGAACGCCGGTTTGAATGAAGCCGCGGGTGTGGGCAACGGTGGCGATATCAAGATCAATGGGGCCAGTGTGGACGCCGTCGGTGGCACGCGTCTGTACACCGGCAGTTTGGCGGGCAGCACCGGGCTTGTCGCCTTGCTCGGTTCCGGCAGTGGCCGTTTCCGCTACAACAGCGATGAGGTCGCCAGCAATTACACCGCGGCCCTGGGCGGGGGTCGCTACGCGATGTTCCGGGAACAGCCGCTGCTCTCCGTCAGCCCCGAGGCGGCGGGCATGGTCTACGGGGGTGCCCAGCCCGACTACACCGCCGTCTACGGCGGTCTGGTCAATGGCGACAGCGCGCCGTTGGCGAGCGGAACGGCCACCTGGACCACGGCGGCGGGGGGCACTTCCGCCGGCGGTCATCGGGTAGTCGGCAGCTATGACGTGGCCTACAACGGCGGATTGGTGAGTGGCCTGGGTTATGGCTTCACCGATGATGCGGCCAGCCTCGCCGAGCTCACCGTGAGCAAGCGCTCGCTGGGCCTGTCCTTGAGAGGCACCAGCGAGCGGGTCTACGACGGCAGCACCGCCATCGGTTTCAGCGGTTATACGGTCAGCGCCAACGGCATGCTGGCCGGCGATGACCTGACGGTGGCCACCGGCAACCTGACCGGTTTCGTGGATCGCAATGTCGGCAGCAACAAGGTAGTGACCTTCACCGGCTTCGGCCTTTCCGGGGCGGATACGGGGAACTACCAGTTGGTCTCCGGCGCCGCCCACAGCAACGCGAGCATCACGCCCCGTCCCGTCACGGTCACGGCCGATGCCCAACGCAAGCTCGCCGGCGAGCCGGATCCGGTCTTGAGCTATCGCACCGATTGCGGCGCGTTGCAGGCCGACTGCGGCCTGGTGGCGGGTGAGCGCCTGCAGGGCGCCTTGAGCCGCCAGGCGGGCCGCGCTGCCGGTGTGTACCGGATACTGCGGGGCACCGTGAACGGCGCGCACAATCCCAATTACCAGATCACCTACGTGGGCGCGGATCTGGTGGTGGCCCCCGGTACGGAGCCGGGCAGGGAGGCCGCCACCGGCGCCGTGCAGCAAGAGGCGGGCAAGTTAACGGGGGTCACTGATTTTCAGCCGCCCGCCGAGCGTGCCGCACCCACCATGAGTGCTGGTCTGGAGGTGGTGGAACTGCGCGGCGAGGAAGCCCCCCGGGGCGCCGCGCCCCAGGCGGGTGAGCAACACAGCCAGGGCCCCTTGCGGCTGTTCGTGGTGGACGGTGGCATCCGCCGGGACGCCTCGAATCAGGAATAA
- a CDS encoding ShlB/FhaC/HecB family hemolysin secretion/activation protein, with amino-acid sequence MKHAMTFTRQAALCALALAAAAPALGQTPPDAGQVYQQMQPDTAAPLAPSVDIDLRGEPLRDRKAGGARARITRIDFQGNALYSDAELLTALGDVLGKAYDLAGLQALANRVSRHYREHGYPFARAVLPAQSLDDGRLRLDIIEGHYGEVAASGEPRLASAVQAYLRPLKAGEPIASDALERTLLIAGDLPGVRLTPVMRPGERHGTGDLDVRVAAAPRVSGEVALDNHGSRYSGEYRARGRLAVNRVLMVGDEASLTALYTSEDTWFGDIRYSLPLGSSGLRGSVAYAHTDYQLGKGFEGYTGTAKIGSLGLSYPLIRRQQANFLLTAAWQHKDLDDTAEDILYDKAATSQSLPLGLRFDVRDGLAGGGVSYGGLVITPVQFESRQTGLADADYGLTKVNLELARLQALGGGLTLFGRFSGQWADREVIDGSESFYLGGPDGVRAYPVGEGSDSRGWLAQLELRYRAPRGLEPFLFFDAGRTPGGGVNRDERRNISGGGLGLRYGIGALQLELSSAWAVDGGDALSDDKQRTPRVWGSIAYGF; translated from the coding sequence ATGAAACACGCTATGACTTTCACCCGCCAGGCGGCCCTGTGCGCGCTGGCCCTGGCGGCAGCCGCCCCGGCCCTGGGCCAGACGCCCCCCGACGCCGGCCAGGTCTATCAGCAGATGCAGCCCGATACCGCCGCGCCGCTGGCGCCGTCCGTGGACATCGACCTGCGGGGCGAGCCCCTGCGCGATCGCAAGGCGGGTGGCGCCCGGGCGCGGATAACGCGCATCGACTTCCAGGGCAATGCGCTGTACTCCGATGCCGAATTGCTGACCGCTCTGGGCGATGTGCTGGGCAAGGCATATGACCTGGCCGGGCTGCAGGCGCTGGCCAACCGGGTCAGTCGCCACTACCGGGAGCACGGCTATCCCTTCGCCCGGGCCGTGCTGCCGGCACAGAGCCTGGATGACGGGCGGCTGCGCCTGGATATCATCGAAGGCCATTACGGCGAGGTGGCCGCCAGCGGCGAGCCGCGGCTTGCCAGCGCGGTGCAGGCCTATCTGCGCCCGCTGAAAGCGGGCGAGCCCATCGCCTCCGACGCGCTGGAGCGCACGCTGCTCATTGCCGGTGATCTCCCCGGCGTGCGCCTTACCCCCGTCATGCGCCCGGGGGAGCGCCACGGCACGGGGGATCTGGATGTGCGAGTGGCGGCGGCACCGCGGGTCAGCGGCGAAGTGGCGCTGGATAACCACGGCAGCCGGTACTCCGGCGAATACCGCGCCCGGGGCCGGCTGGCGGTCAACCGGGTGCTCATGGTGGGGGACGAGGCGAGCCTCACCGCGCTCTACACCAGCGAGGACACCTGGTTCGGCGATATCCGTTACAGCCTGCCGCTGGGCAGCAGCGGCCTGCGCGGCTCCGTGGCTTACGCCCACACCGACTACCAGCTGGGCAAGGGCTTCGAGGGCTACACGGGCACGGCGAAGATCGGCTCCCTGGGCCTGAGTTATCCGCTGATCCGCCGTCAGCAGGCGAACTTCCTGCTGACCGCCGCTTGGCAGCACAAGGACCTGGACGACACCGCCGAAGATATCCTCTACGACAAGGCCGCCACCAGCCAGAGCCTACCCTTGGGGCTGCGCTTCGATGTGCGCGACGGCCTGGCCGGTGGCGGCGTGAGCTACGGCGGCCTGGTGATCACTCCGGTGCAGTTCGAGAGCCGGCAGACGGGGCTCGCGGACGCCGACTACGGGCTCACCAAGGTCAATCTGGAACTGGCGCGGCTGCAGGCCCTGGGGGGCGGGCTCACGCTGTTCGGTCGCTTCAGCGGCCAATGGGCCGATCGTGAAGTCATCGACGGTTCCGAGAGCTTCTATCTGGGCGGGCCCGACGGGGTGCGCGCCTACCCGGTGGGCGAGGGCTCGGACAGCCGGGGCTGGCTGGCCCAGCTGGAGCTGCGTTACCGCGCGCCCCGTGGGCTGGAGCCCTTCCTGTTCTTCGATGCCGGCCGCACCCCGGGCGGTGGCGTGAACCGGGACGAGCGACGCAACATCTCCGGCGGCGGGCTGGGGCTGCGCTATGGCATCGGCGCGCTGCAACTGGAACTGAGCAGCGCCTGGGCGGTGGACGGCGGTGATGCCCTGTCCGACGACAAGCAGCGCACGCCGCGGGTCTGGGGCAGTATCGCCTACGGGTTCTGA
- a CDS encoding DMT family transporter: MSAATSSHSLRADALLLLVTLLAAAGWIFSKEALVGLPPQLFIGIRFGFAGLILLALGWRSVRALDRRGWRQALGVGALFAAAIVCWIMGLHHARHLGEGAFITALGIVLVPVIARWVFGDRPPGSTWVALPVAIAGFACLSLQHGFRIEPGQWYFLGAALFFALLFNINTHVVGRIPVVALTGIQLLVVGVVALAVSVALEDWPTVVAPSIWGWLLASMLLATVGRFYLQIRAQGMTSSSHAAVLMMLEPVWTALLAGWWFGETMGLLQFAGCALIFLALVINRWHWIARLLKTALRV; the protein is encoded by the coding sequence TTGTCCGCCGCAACTTCCTCCCACTCCCTGCGCGCCGACGCACTCCTGCTGCTGGTCACCCTGCTGGCCGCGGCCGGCTGGATCTTCTCCAAGGAAGCCTTGGTGGGGCTGCCGCCGCAGCTGTTCATCGGCATACGCTTCGGCTTCGCCGGGCTGATCCTGCTGGCGCTGGGCTGGCGCTCGGTGCGCGCGCTGGACCGGCGCGGCTGGCGCCAGGCGCTGGGGGTGGGGGCGCTGTTCGCCGCCGCCATCGTCTGCTGGATCATGGGCCTGCACCACGCCCGGCATCTGGGGGAGGGGGCCTTCATCACGGCGCTGGGGATCGTGCTGGTGCCGGTGATCGCCCGTTGGGTGTTCGGGGACCGGCCGCCGGGCAGTACCTGGGTGGCCTTGCCGGTGGCGATCGCCGGTTTCGCCTGTCTTTCCCTGCAGCACGGTTTTCGCATCGAGCCGGGCCAGTGGTACTTCCTCGGCGCGGCGCTGTTCTTCGCGCTGCTGTTCAACATCAATACCCACGTGGTGGGGCGCATTCCGGTGGTGGCCCTGACCGGCATTCAACTGCTGGTGGTGGGGGTGGTGGCGCTGGCGGTTTCCGTGGCGCTGGAAGACTGGCCCACGGTGGTCGCGCCCTCGATCTGGGGCTGGCTGCTGGCGAGCATGCTGCTGGCGACGGTGGGGCGTTTCTACCTGCAGATTCGCGCCCAGGGCATGACCAGTTCCAGCCACGCGGCGGTGCTGATGATGCTGGAGCCGGTGTGGACAGCGCTGCTCGCCGGCTGGTGGTTCGGGGAGACCATGGGCTTGCTGCAGTTCGCGGGCTGCGCCCTGATCTTCCTGGCCCTGGTGATCAACCGCTGGCATTGGATCGCGCGGCTGTTGAAGACCGCGCTGCGGGTGTAA
- a CDS encoding YceI family protein, which yields MRTIKTLSALTLSASLLASGAALAAPEEYKLDPTHSFIEFSIPHLGISVLKGRFNELGGSFVYDEENPAASSVNVQVRTASVDSNHAERDKHIRSEDFLEVGKFPVARFESSSFEPTEGGGVLKGELSLHGQTHPITVDVAHVGAGEDPWGGYRRGFTGVVEIDRGQWGIDTMKPEGETVKLEIFLEGIRQ from the coding sequence ATGCGTACCATCAAGACGCTTTCCGCCCTTACCCTCAGTGCGTCCCTGCTCGCCTCCGGCGCGGCCCTGGCCGCCCCCGAGGAGTACAAGCTGGACCCCACCCACAGCTTCATCGAGTTCAGCATTCCGCACCTGGGCATCAGCGTGCTCAAGGGGCGCTTCAACGAACTCGGCGGCAGCTTCGTCTACGACGAGGAAAACCCCGCCGCGTCCTCGGTGAACGTGCAGGTGCGGACCGCCAGCGTGGACAGCAACCACGCCGAGCGGGACAAGCACATTCGCAGCGAGGACTTCCTGGAGGTGGGCAAATTCCCGGTCGCCCGTTTCGAGAGCAGCAGCTTCGAACCCACCGAGGGCGGCGGGGTGCTCAAGGGTGAGCTCAGCCTGCACGGCCAGACCCACCCCATCACCGTGGACGTAGCGCATGTGGGCGCGGGCGAGGACCCTTGGGGCGGCTACCGTCGCGGCTTCACCGGCGTGGTGGAGATCGACCGCGGTCAGTGGGGCATCGACACCATGAAGCCCGAGGGCGAGACCGTGAAGCTGGAGATCTTCCTGGAAGGTATCCGCCAGTAA
- a CDS encoding cytochrome b translates to MARLLHWSIALLLVVLFALGWWTTEMDYYDPLYRVVPNLHRSLGILALLLILVRLGWALYDTRPAAVASMPRWQALAARFTHWLLYAAMLGLPVSGYLLSTADGRGVEVFGLFEIPALLPAASGREEIAGTIHYLLGFGGAWLVLLHAAAALKHHFIDRDDTLLKMIGKPKGD, encoded by the coding sequence ATGGCCCGACTACTGCATTGGAGCATCGCCCTGCTGCTGGTGGTGTTGTTCGCGCTGGGCTGGTGGACCACCGAGATGGACTATTACGACCCGCTCTACCGCGTGGTGCCGAACCTGCATCGCAGCCTGGGCATACTGGCCCTGCTGCTGATCCTGGTTCGCCTGGGCTGGGCGCTGTACGACACCCGCCCCGCGGCGGTGGCGAGCATGCCCCGCTGGCAGGCGCTGGCGGCACGCTTCACTCACTGGCTGCTGTACGCCGCCATGCTGGGGCTGCCGGTGAGCGGCTATCTGCTCAGCACCGCCGACGGCCGGGGCGTGGAGGTCTTCGGCCTGTTCGAGATCCCCGCCCTGCTCCCTGCGGCGTCGGGCCGCGAGGAGATCGCCGGCACCATTCACTACTTGCTCGGTTTCGGCGGCGCCTGGCTGGTGCTGCTGCATGCGGCGGCGGCGCTGAAACATCACTTCATCGATCGTGACGACACCCTTCTCAAGATGATCGGCAAGCCGAAAGGAGACTAG
- a CDS encoding Crp/Fnr family transcriptional regulator: MNATADETRAVAEQLRRTPPFTRLADSTLGALGRSAQTLHLRPGQFLAQAGETPRGVAILTAGTLKLAFPSATGQEKVLELLLPGRSFGQAELFANQPFPYYVEALEPSNLILIPAAAVQQWVQEDGEFARAMLTCLGRQFHALARDVESLAGHSALVRVLRFLVNRVAEVAEGEATVSLLARKGVLASRLGLTPETLSRTLRELQERGLLGVRGDHLTVHDVAALRALLEQQLWGG; encoded by the coding sequence ATGAACGCGACAGCCGATGAAACCCGCGCCGTGGCCGAGCAGCTGCGCCGCACACCGCCGTTCACGCGTCTGGCCGACAGTACGCTGGGGGCGCTGGGACGCAGTGCCCAGACCCTGCATCTGCGCCCGGGGCAGTTTCTGGCCCAGGCCGGCGAGACGCCCCGGGGCGTGGCCATACTCACCGCCGGCACCCTGAAGCTCGCCTTCCCCTCGGCCACCGGCCAGGAGAAGGTGCTGGAGCTGTTGCTGCCCGGGCGCAGCTTCGGTCAGGCGGAGCTGTTCGCCAATCAGCCCTTCCCCTACTACGTGGAGGCGCTGGAACCGTCCAATCTCATCCTCATTCCCGCCGCCGCGGTGCAGCAATGGGTACAGGAGGATGGCGAATTCGCCCGTGCCATGCTCACCTGCCTGGGGCGCCAGTTCCATGCCCTGGCCCGCGATGTGGAGTCCCTGGCCGGCCACAGCGCCCTGGTACGGGTGCTGCGGTTTCTGGTCAACCGGGTCGCGGAAGTGGCCGAAGGCGAGGCCACGGTGTCGCTGCTGGCGCGCAAGGGGGTACTCGCCTCCCGCCTGGGCCTGACGCCGGAGACGCTCTCGCGGACCCTGCGCGAGCTGCAGGAGCGAGGTCTGCTGGGTGTGCGGGGGGATCATTTGACGGTGCATGATGTGGCGGCCCTGCGAGCGCTGCTGGAGCAGCAACTATGGGGCGGTTGA
- a CDS encoding DUF2269 family protein produces the protein MESLASALKLLHLLAAVVMFGAGLTTAFFMLQADRAGDAAHMAATARAVVRAERLLIVPAVLLLLLSGMSLAELRGLPRDTPWLVASVVVFSLVGLIWLPVMWLQGRAARLAEACAAQGQPLPARFRRYMIWWYRLRWPESLGALLIFALMVFQPQW, from the coding sequence TTGGAATCGTTGGCTTCGGCATTGAAGCTGCTGCATCTGCTCGCCGCCGTGGTGATGTTCGGTGCCGGCTTGACCACGGCCTTCTTCATGCTGCAGGCCGACCGGGCGGGCGATGCGGCCCATATGGCGGCCACCGCCCGCGCGGTGGTGCGGGCCGAGCGCCTGTTGATCGTCCCCGCCGTGCTGCTCCTGCTGCTCAGCGGCATGAGCCTGGCCGAGCTGCGGGGCTTGCCCCGGGATACCCCCTGGTTGGTGGCCAGCGTGGTGGTCTTCAGCCTGGTGGGGCTGATCTGGCTGCCGGTGATGTGGCTGCAGGGGCGTGCGGCGCGCCTGGCCGAAGCCTGTGCGGCGCAGGGCCAGCCCTTGCCGGCGCGCTTTCGACGCTACATGATCTGGTGGTATCGGTTGCGTTGGCCGGAGAGCCTGGGCGCGCTGCTGATATTCGCGCTGATGGTGTTTCAGCCCCAGTGGTAG
- the msrB gene encoding peptide-methionine (R)-S-oxide reductase MsrB has protein sequence MRRRTFLSATGGFLLAAAPLLRALATAEERVMNRTVEEMQRNWRAFLPEGAEVPGPGDRLELSEAQWKERLDSMAYKVLRKEGTERAGTSPLNDEHRAGVFVCAGCGLPLFTSEMKFESGTGWPSFFSYIPGTLEMKQDRKLFMVRTEYHCIRCGGHQGHVFDDGPPPTGKRYCNNGVALSFLPR, from the coding sequence ATGCGACGCAGAACCTTTTTGAGTGCGACGGGCGGTTTCTTGCTGGCGGCGGCGCCCCTGTTGCGCGCGCTGGCCACCGCCGAGGAGCGAGTGATGAACCGTACCGTGGAAGAGATGCAGCGCAACTGGCGGGCGTTCCTCCCCGAGGGCGCCGAGGTGCCCGGCCCGGGGGATCGCCTGGAGCTGAGCGAGGCGCAGTGGAAGGAGCGGCTGGATTCCATGGCCTACAAGGTGCTGCGCAAGGAGGGCACCGAGCGGGCGGGTACCAGCCCGCTCAATGATGAGCACCGGGCGGGCGTCTTCGTCTGCGCCGGCTGCGGCCTGCCCCTGTTCACCTCCGAGATGAAGTTCGAAAGCGGCACCGGCTGGCCCAGTTTCTTCAGCTACATTCCCGGCACGCTGGAGATGAAGCAGGATCGCAAGCTGTTCATGGTGCGCACCGAGTACCACTGCATCCGTTGCGGCGGCCACCAGGGCCATGTCTTCGACGACGGCCCGCCGCCCACCGGCAAGCGCTATTGCAACAACGGCGTGGCTCTCAGCTTCCTGCCGCGATAA
- a CDS encoding DUF6164 family protein, whose translation MPKLLMNLRHVPEDEIAEVQEMLERRGFDVYRTPASRWGISMGGLWLREPEDYPRARQLMDEYQQERQQRAREEYQRARESGELEGPLRHPVRTVAIVGAILVVLYFSIKPFLSLGP comes from the coding sequence ATGCCCAAATTGCTGATGAACCTGCGCCACGTGCCCGAGGACGAGATCGCGGAAGTCCAGGAGATGCTGGAACGGCGGGGCTTCGATGTCTACCGCACCCCGGCAAGCCGCTGGGGCATTTCCATGGGTGGCCTGTGGCTGCGGGAGCCGGAGGATTACCCCCGGGCCCGGCAGTTGATGGATGAATACCAGCAGGAGCGGCAGCAGCGGGCAAGGGAGGAATACCAGCGCGCCCGGGAGAGCGGCGAGCTGGAGGGCCCGCTGCGGCACCCCGTGCGCACCGTGGCCATTGTCGGTGCGATCCTGGTGGTGCTGTATTTCTCGATCAAGCCGTTCTTGAGCTTGGGCCCGTAA